DNA from Plutella xylostella chromosome 19, ilPluXylo3.1, whole genome shotgun sequence:
TAGCGAGTCATCAAGCGAGTAGCTCAGAAAAACCAACGTTCTAGAATCTTCGTGAACGGCCTAACCTATTCTTCATCATTCCAGGGTTCCACCTGAGCGGCGTGGTTCGCGCGCCGGCCGCCGTGCCGCCCTGCTCCGAGCCAGAGCGGCTCTACAGGGTCACCGTGTCTTTTGATAGGTAAGACCTTCCATCATCAGCATCACTACTAAAGGCCTAGCGCGGGACGCAAGACGTGAGAAAAGTTTTCTGTCGCACTTGCGCTCGAAGCCACGCAATGTGAGTGGATGCGACGCAAAAAAATTGACACTCGGCGTGCGCGTTTTGTGCCCCGTGCTAGGGCTTCTGGACATAACTACAAATTCAGCTGGTATTGTAGACAAAACCTTTGTAAGTGCATTTATACATCAAAGATGCGCTAGGCTACGTTGCTATGGATGGTTTTGATATTCTCCGATCATTGGCCATGGCCAAATGTTTTGGCTCTACATTAGTAAGATCTGATACCATTTTGCagtagtataaataaaaaaatgtgtgtaTGTCCCTACTAAAAAAGCTACCTATCAAATGGTGGGTCAACtatgatttattttacagaCTTTCAAGATACGgataacaaattatttttgGTTCGCTCCATTTTTAACGTAAGACAAAAGCTTCCCAATTCCCAAAGGTCATAAGCCGTTATTGTTCGATGCCAAAGACTTTTAACAAAGGCAGTTTTAGGGTACCACAACAAAAGTACACAAAAAAGGGTCTCTCTTCTGTAGGAAATGTTTCTAAGACGTTTTTGTCCCCCGAAGTAAGCCGATTTGATGAAAGTTTTCGTAAGATTCTAAacttataaacaaacataaaGGAAGAAAGTGTTTTACGGTTCCGTAACAGATTAggaatatgaaatataagatAGGTATCTCTTGTCCTAATATAcctagttgtttttaaatgaaaataacaagGATTTTAATTGTATGTATGAAATAAAGTTGCTGAAAGATCCAaactataaaatgtatatttaacTTTCTCTACACTTATTTAATCAAACAACTCCcttttctttatttgtaaataatatttatttaagattcAGTTGGTAAAGTAACCCAGTTTTCCAACCTTGGTTCTTACGTACGCTATCAACAAGTAAGTAATTAGAAGGCACGTTTTAATCCTAAAGCAAACAACCCTTATAAAATGCATACTTTGAAAAGCGAAATGAAAGACGCTGGCCATAAAAGCCGAGATGcaggttttaatttttttcacgTCATGATCATAAAGCCCTATTCACACAGGGCCAGGTAGGGCCTTTGCAATGGACTGTTTACAAccgcataaataaaataaatgtcacCGTAAGTCGATAATATGTCCGACTCCTGCctgacaataaaattacttagaGCTATAGGTATCCCAGAAAACCTTGACTTCTAAGAATAGTACTATTTATTTGATAGGTTAGAATTATGCCCAAAGATAAGATTTTGATTATAAATTGTTTCCTAAATGTTGTCAAAATGACTTCACCATTCATCATACCGTCTCTCTCCTACCAGGAGCCCATAGTCTCAAACGTCTCTTCTCACCACAGAGGCATAATAACGGGCGGGAAGTGCAGAAATGTTGCATGACTTCGTCATACCGTCTGCCTGCTACCAGGAGTGCATAGTCTCAAACGTCTCTCCCTCTCCACAGATGTAAGATAACGGGCGTGACGTGCAGCTGCGAGGCGCGCGACATCTTCTGGTGCCAGCACGTGGTGGCGCTCGCGCTCTACCGCATCAGGAATGCCGACTCCGTGAGACTGAGAGTGCCTATATCAGGTAAGAGTCCAGAAAATGTAGGGCTATTGTGTCAATGTAGTTGAGGTTTGTCTGCTTTTAAACGTGACCCTAACTTGATTTGGAGAGTTTCACAGCTAAGAAATTATCATAGCCATATTTATAACTAAAGACGCCATGAGGTTATAGCATACGATGTTTTGCAACTTCCGTTTCCGATGTATTTCATGTCACTAGCCGCGAAGACATAGAAACCACGTCAACTTTTTGTCGCGCGCCCCGGCACATTTCCCTGTGGCTAGTTCTATTCCATACAACTTCTGCACCACCTAGACCTTAACCTCCCCCTCAACCCGCAGAAACCCTCCTCCAAATGGACCGTCAGCAGCTGCAGAAGTTCGTCCAGTACCTGATAGCGGAGCACCACACGGAGGTGCTGCCGACGGCGCAGCGGCTGGCTGACGAGGTGTTGCAGGCCCGCAGCGCCATCAACCGCATCTGTGGCGCCCCTGACCCTACCGCGGGGCCGCCGCCCGACGCGCACCATGCGTGGCATCTGGATGAGCAGCAGGTTAGCGgattttgattgtttttatatttatacgctGCCCTGCCAccaccctaccctaccctgcCCTTCTTACCTTTTAAACTTTCGCTGAACTTTCACGAATATTTCAAGACCAAAATGATCCAAATAAGTTCAGCCGTTCTCGAGTTTTAAGCAGACTAACGAAAATCGATTCATATAATGGATAAATAGATCGTGTCCTGCTTACCAAAGGTCTCTGGTTCTTCCACCTATCCCATCAATGGCCTTCTAAATGTCCGTATCACACGAACGTTTGGCCTGAGTTGGCTGAGTTGAATCCACACAATGACATATTGATTGTGTGGGTGGATCGAAGGTGTCAAGACGCGTCGTGATTGGATACCttcaatttcaataaataactatagtacctacatacttttttTACAATACTTTGTTGTTGTTTCAGGTCTGCGAACAAGTGCGAGCTTATTTATTACAGGGGACTTATTACAATGCAAACAAACAACTCAATTCACTATTTTCTAAGGTGAGCACAAAATTAACCCATTGACTCATTCTTATCGTTGCATTGGTTCTACTTCGCAATGCTTTTTACTTCTTTATGAAACACTATTTTATTGTCGATTGAAAACCAACTATTTTAACCAAAATCCACTAATCCACAGGTACGCGAAATGCTAAGAGCACAAGACTCGAACGGCCCAAGAATGCTGATGCTGATGACTGAACAGTTCCTATCGGACCCTCGGCTTTTGCTCTGGAGGAACCAAAACACACCAATGACGGAGAAATGTCGGCAGCTTTGGGAGCAACTCGGGGCCCTATGGGTCAGCATAGTGCTGGACCCTGGGAGTAACAAGCACCAGAGGGGGCAATGGCGACAGCTTCTGGATAAATGGTCCGCAGTCGAAGTGTGTCCGACAGAAGATCCGGACTATCGATCGTTTCCTTTAGTGAGTCGTGTTTGCTTTTTTGATTAGAGTTGTTGTTGTGATTCAAGTTTTATCGCCTTTCGATTGTGTGCTTCTACTGAGAATTTGATTGCACTGAATTCAATGCAGGAAAATGctattaaattgaaataaaaagcaAGATATAGAGAGATATAGATAACACTTGCACACACATAGAAATTACAAACAGGAAATAGGCAcataaaacaatttataataagtagttaaaatatgtttgtCTCTTTCAGTACGCCCGAGAACGGGAACGGAACGAGCGAGATCGTGACAGGGATCACAGAGATAGAGATAGAGAGAGAAATCGCGACAGGGAGGAGAGGGACAGAGAGAGGTTACGAGCTGACAGGGAAGAGAGAGATAGGTAAGGAATATAATAACAACATGCAGCAAAATTATGCATTAAACAAACATActattaaatataagtagttacAATGTTAactatatattaaatttatttaactatatataaaattagtatgtattaaattaacctgttaattttattttcagagaAAGGCATAGAGACAGAGAACGACTAAGGAGAGAAAGGAATTCACATTCTGAAAGTTCAGACGATGAGCCTTTAGCTAACAAGTAAGTTCACCAAATAGTTATGTACTCGTACATAAACCTCTTACATTGGTAAGTAATTATGCAAGTGGTAGTAACTAACTCCATAACAAAAGCATATTTCCCTACCTACCCAATTGATGTAGGTACCATTATTAGTTCCATATAAAGCGCGATTTATGCAATAAGAGCCAGCTTGCAACTAAATAGAGAATGATCCAGTAGCATCCGAAAAATATGAAGTCACTCGGCCTTTGAGTATAGCCGGCATTTACAACGTTTTATATGTTTAGTCTTGACTCATGATACAAAGCTTGATTCTTGATTCAGGTTCATCATTTACCTACTAGGCCTATTTTTTTACCattgttattgatgttatgaGTAAATACTTACCTCTATTTCATAATAACTCGGTCACGAGAAGAAGAAATGGCGAAACATAAGTTATGATACGAGACAGAGATGTCTTAACCGGGTGCTTTATTATTTCCAGTTACGAGCGTGAGTACCGGCGCGCCAGCAAGCGGCTGCGGCTGCACAGCCAGCGCCCCGCGCCGCAGCTCACGCCCAGAACCGTCTTCCATAAGTGAGTCATCAGCCAtcttatttgattttatgtGATAAGCTACAACATACCTACTCCCATAATGCACCTGAAATTATTGAGTATTGAAAAGCGCATTAATTCCTCCTTTAATCACGATTAACAAAACTTGGTTTTGCTTTAGTGTTGTTTCCCACGGACCGGAAGAAATAcgttaaaatatttctttctcttattaacaaaataacccTAGTGCAGTTTACCTGatcatcataaaaataactacgAAATAAAGCCTTGCATAATTGGCCACAGTCATTGTCTGGCAAGGCCATTTACTAAGAATCTCTTATCACCCACATAAACCCCCCAAACTAACCTCCCTCATCCTTCCAGAGCCCTCGACGCAGTGGACATATCGTGGGAGAGCGAGCACCTCAAGTACATTCTGGCCGCCGACGAGTACTGCAACCCGGACAAGCCCAAGCCGGCGTCTAGTAGCACCCTGCAGCCCTACCCCAAGTTTAATGAGCTGGGGCAGCCGCTGTGGCATGGTTAGTTGGTAACTGGTGATGTAGCTATGGTAGAATGGTTCAAATATGTCCACCATAGAGCTGTAACATCCCGGGCCTAAGTGGCCATAATGATAGCCGACCTACGATAGTAGATGGCAccttaagaagaagaagatgtaGTTATAGTCATCAGTGCGTAGTTCATCATCAACTGCTGTGGACAAAGAAGTCTCACAAAGAGCGGCATAATACTCTAACCATTACCagctacttacttattaaagGCCGGCGGTTCAGAGGAACAGAGGGCAACTCACACAACGCTTTTCAGTTCATGGTCTTCACTCAAATATTCGTTTACCCTACTgatcatcggttcttcggcatatTATGGCTGTCTCACTCCTTAAGAGCTATACCATTTACCTACCCGAGTTTCTTACGAATAACCTCATTTTGTGGTCAAAAAAGATCTTCTTAGGCTAAAGAGATTTTATCCCCCATTGCCTATATTCAACGCTTACCACCTCAACCATTACATCAACTAACATGATGCCTCCTATTCTAGAGCACCTCCCCGTGGTGGGGGCCCGGATCGAGGCGCTGCGCGCTCACGGGCGGGCGCCGGCGGCGTTGAGGCTGGCTGTCAGCGCGGCGAGGGCCATGCGGCATCGACAGGTATGATTTAGTAGAGGAAATAGAGAAGGTAGAACTGTCTATTGGAGTGAATTTGTCACAAGGCGATTCACAGTGAGCCTATTCGAGTTTAGGATCTCCTTGAACACCCGCCGCGCATGTTGGGCAATCAGTGACTGATGACTCCTTACACAAAACACAGTCTGATTATCAGTGCGAAgggttaaattattttttgtacccAAAAATATATGCTAACGTGTCACTGTTACACCTACATGAGGAGTTgcaataagtaaatatgaaTATCGTCGGTCCATTCTTTGGCACGTCAGCTTATACAGCGTCATATTTTTCAAGGGAAACCTATACTTTTATACGCAACTCTACTCTAAACATTCTTTCATTTCCCTCACAGGAGGTAGCCCAGCAGCGCTGGCAAGAGGTCGGAGCCGGCGAGGCGGGCGGCTCCAGCGGGGGTATTACCACCACCTGCTCGGGCAGCGACCACTGCGGCGGCCGCTGCACGGACCGCGTGAAGCTGTCGCTGGTCTGCGCGCACATGGATGGCGGCTCGTGCTCGACGGCAGGGTTTACTTGCGCGCTCAGCCATTCGTCCCGGTGTATTGGACGAGGTAAGGATTGTTTGAGGTTAAAGAGTTTGGGTTTGTTAGAGATGTCTGAAGTGATTTCGTTATACagaattaaatgtattgctaTTGTGACTAAATACTGCATAACCTAAACCAAAAAGAATTTTACACAGTGCAGTTAATCAACCATTTTTGCATGATTAGCAGGATTCACACCAGATGATCCTTGCGATCCGTGAGCTtttacatatacctacataagctCCATGCAGCGCGCGATGGGAACGCGTAAATCGTCTGGTATTGATCCGGCTATCCACGATATCACGATGCAGAGTCTTAGAAAAACACTGATAAAATATAGAAAGCGTTATTCTCGTCACAAACAGTGGAACTATAACACCTACTTCTTCAACAACCAATCCATCACATGGAAGAATCCTCAAACAATCCTAAACCTCCTTCCACCTTCCAGACAGCAGATGCTGGACCGGCTGGACTCTAGAAGCCATCTGGTGCGTGCACGAGTGCCTCGCGGACGCGTGCCTGGCGCCCGACGACCAGCGCGCCTCGCCGCGCCTGCACTCCTACCTGGACGAGGAGCCTAACACCGGACTGCCTCCTAGGTAACATGTTCTCCTGGTACCTATAAAGCTGTTGGTTTAGACGAGTTTGTGAATTGATACTAAAGGCGTGATGCGCTTTGATAAACTCTAAAAGGTAGATCGATATCCTTAGGTAGGTAGCTGTTATATCGTAGTTGCATGAGGAAAGAGTGTTATGGCACTCCTTATAAGAGGCATGTGGCCCTCATTGGACGAAATTAATTGGCTGCATAAATAAGGAAAGAGGGTCGTTGCTTATGGTACTCTTCATATGTGGCGTTCTTGTCTTACATGAGTTGGTCGAGTATAAAGAAGAGCATCAGTAGCATATACAAGCCTCTCAAGGCTCTCAGCACACTAGACGGTAGAAACGATGTGGTGCGTGTACGAGTGTCTGGCGGACATTTGATAGCTAATTCCTCAAGGGCTGGATTAAAACACTGTTCTTGTCTCATCATACTCTAACTTTACCGTCCTCTTACAGATACCAACACGTGCCAGTGGCCGGCAGTAAGAACCCTGACGAGACGTACCTGGCGCTGGCGCTGGAGGCCGCTCTACTGGGGCTCGGAGTGCAGAGGATGCTGCCCAACGGACTGTACGCGCAGGAGCGGTATTGTAAACAGGTTAGCATCCGATTTTGtagaaaaaaattactattatGCAATTAATGTCGACATGCCCGGTCTAAATCTATAAAACGTACGATACATGTTATGTCAAGGAATAAAATACTTTCTTGTTAACTACCTACGTattcttaaattattattttttggaagtATGACCCGGACTGCACATACCTAGATTTAGTGATATCCAAGGATTTCGTAAAGCCCTTGGTGTTATCAGAcgagtttgtttttatttcaaaagactTTTGACACTTCCACAAACTACCAATAAATTGCTTTACCCTAAACTCCTGCACCCTTCACAGGAGGAGCGCCTAATATCCCAACTTCAACGCGTAGAAGGCGAGGCGGCCGCTCTAGTCTGCGCTAAAGTAGCCCGAGCATTACTAGAAGGCGGCCCTTCTTCCTGTCTCGGGGCCAAGGTGCACCCCCGCTCGGCGCCCGCGCACACCTTCGCACGGTTCCTGTTCCTGACACTGCTGCCTTCTGACCCCGAGCTGGCGTATCGGGTTGGCCTGAGGGCTATGCGGtaagttattattacttttaattagcttcgccttaaaacgTTTTCCTGTAGGAATTCCGCGACAaaagcctatgtgttaatctcAGCTAACTCAATAccattatttcattaaaatcgcttcagccgttttgacgtgaagaggtaacaaacatacacactcacaaactttcccatttattaatatttgtaggATTGGATTGGTTGATGTGTTCAGGGGTTTTATTGGGACAAAGTTGGGTTGGTCCATATTAATTATCGAAGTGTAGATTATTTTAAAGGTATATAACTAAGAACCACGACTAGGCCATTTCAAATAACTAGAGTATTCTAGCTTTagcagatttttttaaaccacTTTTGATTCGATTTGACCTTCTTCTAATACAAAGATGTAGAATGTAGAGCGTCATTTGTTTCTCAAATCAGTCCGAATAGACGTCTACAGTATATGCATTCTTGAATTTGCCGCGGCATTATGTAAGCGGCGTATGGATTGTCAATGAAATGTTGtagcatacctacctactataaaaTGATACGGCACTGTCGTGTCGGCAataaaggtaggtacattCTGCCATCagcaaattacaaaacagcgagctTTTCTAAAATGACTACGCCGTATCTAAATGGAGCGATCTTACAAATTGCCTGCGACAAAATCAACCCtaaccacagaataataactagtaccctAACCTAACCCTTCCCCACTCCCCAGGTTACCGATGGTAGAAGAAGCCTACGCGCTAgacggcgcgggggcggcgggcgcggcgggggggGGCGGCGCGTGGCACACGCTGCAGCACGCCGAGCAGCAGCAGGCCGCGCTCGCCAGCGCGCTGCTAGGTAAGTGCTCGTTTTAGTTCTCCATCTGCCCGCTTGGTGGGTTAAATATCCTTCTTCTGAAGTGCTTAAGAGAACAAGCAggaagaaaattatttttttaagtagtgTGAATGAGAGATTAGTAAGACATGGAGCGTTTATGGGCActagaaaactataaaatatagtttGAGTAGGTATCATGATGGTACACAACAGCAGCAGTTATCTTATACTCACCCGTACGACTAAGAGCTGCAAGCTGCAGT
Protein-coding regions in this window:
- the LOC105392291 gene encoding zinc finger SWIM domain-containing protein 4, producing the protein MSCGPRACCRPRAPHSLLDITAKIVAANIPFQRIEERYERIPEPVQRRVVYWSFPRDERDICMYSSLARAPPDDHRSIAFCRGLKLLDAGCVENVLQVGFHLSGVVRAPAAVPPCSEPERLYRVTVSFDRCKITGVTCSCEARDIFWCQHVVALALYRIRNADSVRLRVPISETLLQMDRQQLQKFVQYLIAEHHTEVLPTAQRLADEVLQARSAINRICGAPDPTAGPPPDAHHAWHLDEQQVCEQVRAYLLQGTYYNANKQLNSLFSKVREMLRAQDSNGPRMLMLMTEQFLSDPRLLLWRNQNTPMTEKCRQLWEQLGALWVSIVLDPGSNKHQRGQWRQLLDKWSAVEVCPTEDPDYRSFPLYARERERNERDRDRDHRDRDRERNRDREERDRERLRADREERDRERHRDRERLRRERNSHSESSDDEPLANNYEREYRRASKRLRLHSQRPAPQLTPRTVFHKALDAVDISWESEHLKYILAADEYCNPDKPKPASSSTLQPYPKFNELGQPLWHEHLPVVGARIEALRAHGRAPAALRLAVSAARAMRHRQEVAQQRWQEVGAGEAGGSSGGITTTCSGSDHCGGRCTDRVKLSLVCAHMDGGSCSTAGFTCALSHSSRCIGRDSRCWTGWTLEAIWCVHECLADACLAPDDQRASPRLHSYLDEEPNTGLPPRYQHVPVAGSKNPDETYLALALEAALLGLGVQRMLPNGLYAQERYCKQEERLISQLQRVEGEAAALVCAKVARALLEGGPSSCLGAKVHPRSAPAHTFARFLFLTLLPSDPELAYRVGLRAMRLPMVEEAYALDGAGAAGAAGGGGAWHTLQHAEQQQAALASALLGAARGNPGRLRAALAAAQRHVRSAAQLFRLAQDALRHAAPPDAPHHHRDLLAAAFELGLQVLRMTLSSVNWRRREMVRWLVTCATELGLDALLSIMQNWYELFTPTEATGPVAAAAMAHATALRLGLTFEQQEKLSACARTLALQCAAKDPPGCALSALSVCEGSAGAFEAACAAVGGAAARGALASSQLFAVARYMEQRGQPARAMKLATLAMRNLHLHYNQDSHPAIADIHWAVALAHSLGRAELQAMLPLLVKNVQCAPVLSDVLRRCCVAAAGCSRSRPAPPRPPTPLRPLLEAALRAYASTTHARLAHISPRHYADFVDFLGKARDTFALALDGPHQFAALLQEIKLKYKGKKKLMFLVKERFG